A stretch of the Haloarcula ordinaria genome encodes the following:
- a CDS encoding site-specific integrase, giving the protein MRIEATNGNEHKVWLTDSEIEDLRRAANSSRDDLLIQLGAFVGLRAFEMPQVRPVDVKQTESDQYRLRIEAGKDTSGNGGKPRDAYLPDSVERDLQRFQNEHNIAPKDSFIDLSQPGVRAVVRRTAERAARETGDQDFEKVSTHDLRRRFAQRLLVDQQMNPRVVMAVGGWDSFAAIEPYLNAPSADVINDAFADLGL; this is encoded by the coding sequence ATGCGAATCGAAGCCACGAACGGGAACGAGCACAAGGTCTGGCTCACCGACAGCGAAATCGAGGACCTCCGCCGGGCGGCCAACAGTTCTCGCGACGACCTCCTCATCCAGCTGGGCGCATTCGTCGGCCTCCGCGCCTTCGAGATGCCCCAGGTCCGGCCGGTCGACGTCAAGCAAACCGAGAGCGACCAGTACCGACTCCGCATAGAGGCCGGCAAGGACACCAGCGGGAATGGTGGAAAGCCACGCGACGCCTACCTCCCCGACAGCGTCGAGCGCGACCTCCAGCGCTTTCAGAACGAACACAACATCGCCCCGAAAGACTCGTTCATCGATCTGTCTCAGCCCGGCGTCCGCGCCGTGGTCCGCCGGACGGCCGAGCGCGCAGCTCGGGAGACTGGCGACCAGGACTTCGAGAAGGTGAGTACGCACGATCTCCGACGCCGGTTCGCCCAGCGTCTCCTGGTCGACCAACAGATGAACCCGCGCGTCGTGATGGCCGTCGGCGGCTGGGACAGCTTCGCGGCGATCGAACCGTATCTGAACGCACCGAGCGCGGATGTCATCAACGACGCGTTCGCAGATTTGGGGCTGTAG
- a CDS encoding J domain-containing protein: MTVDWPAGFERTDAAHRSPNRNFEVTLHDAVEDLDAEMDRLGVDDWRLSTAMDHQSQNPNYPYASQPEPEDPSVVLHWSMDGEQFAIACDAYSRVRDNLRTIGLYVREKRKMENRPVTTGESEFANARLPSGDEDAVVASPPPHEVLDVSPDAPDGVVEAAYREKTKTMHPDHGGSTEDFQRLKRAKEAMLDV; this comes from the coding sequence ATGACGGTCGACTGGCCCGCCGGGTTCGAGCGTACCGACGCGGCGCACCGCTCCCCGAATCGGAACTTCGAGGTGACGCTGCACGACGCCGTCGAAGATCTCGACGCGGAGATGGACCGCCTGGGTGTCGACGACTGGCGGCTCTCGACGGCGATGGACCACCAGAGCCAGAATCCGAACTACCCGTACGCGAGCCAGCCAGAGCCCGAGGACCCGAGCGTTGTCCTCCACTGGTCGATGGACGGCGAACAGTTCGCCATCGCCTGTGATGCATACAGCCGCGTCCGTGACAACCTCCGCACCATCGGCCTGTACGTCCGCGAGAAGCGCAAGATGGAGAATCGGCCGGTCACCACTGGCGAGAGCGAGTTCGCGAACGCTCGTCTGCCGAGCGGTGACGAGGATGCGGTCGTCGCTTCACCGCCACCGCATGAGGTGCTCGACGTCTCACCCGACGCACCTGATGGCGTCGTCGAGGCTGCCTACCGTGAGAAGACGAAGACGATGCATCCGGATCACGGCGGTAGCACCGAAGATTTTCAGCGACTGAAACGAGCAAAGGAGGCGATGTTGGATGTCTGA
- a CDS encoding DUF7389 domain-containing protein: protein MSEEDDAFEFEAKIQRGNGTDDRDTFKAKVSANTIDELDERVQEIRSKIEDWAVEFRHIQPDDEQQLPEDQATLVN from the coding sequence ATGTCTGAAGAGGACGACGCGTTCGAATTCGAGGCGAAGATCCAGCGGGGAAACGGTACTGACGACCGCGATACGTTCAAGGCGAAGGTCAGTGCGAACACGATCGACGAGCTGGACGAGCGCGTTCAGGAGATCCGCTCGAAGATCGAGGACTGGGCGGTCGAGTTTCGTCACATCCAGCCCGACGACGAGCAGCAGCTGCCGGAGGACCAGGCGACGCTCGTAAACTGA
- a CDS encoding tyrosine-type recombinase/integrase gives MSDDERDADELLDELREIVDEEPDLESVEPREAFDIWMKQQDMAESTAQSYRYRIKPFLDFLDERGIDDLSEVSTRHIKEFEALRWSSDLQTNTLNNQFGTLRQWLQYCRDLKAVSEDVVAAIEVPDLSKEERVNTAKLVTERAQQILEDLDRYRYASREHVLFLLLWRTTARLGTIRSLDLDDLYLDDGDRDRLRADLKSQGYAPHVVESILDEASLPFLYPQHQPDSETPLKNKQGGSRVINIADWVAEVLQDYIRVNRADVTDEFGRRPLLTSKKGGGRLSKSAMRNWIYILTQPCEFGGPCPHDRDPEECEAREHGHGSKCPARGVRIRFGLVRSLTTVIEAGRFRISRRRRTPARS, from the coding sequence GTGAGCGACGATGAACGCGATGCCGACGAGTTGCTGGACGAGCTCCGGGAGATCGTCGACGAAGAGCCAGACCTCGAATCGGTCGAGCCTCGCGAAGCGTTCGATATCTGGATGAAGCAGCAGGACATGGCCGAGTCGACGGCCCAGTCCTACCGCTACCGGATCAAGCCGTTTCTGGATTTCCTCGATGAGCGCGGCATCGACGATTTAAGCGAGGTGTCGACTCGGCACATCAAGGAGTTCGAGGCGCTTCGGTGGTCTTCGGACCTCCAGACGAACACCTTGAACAACCAGTTCGGGACGCTTCGGCAGTGGCTGCAGTACTGTCGCGACCTGAAAGCGGTCTCCGAGGACGTCGTCGCGGCGATCGAGGTGCCGGACCTTTCGAAAGAGGAGCGTGTGAACACGGCGAAGCTGGTCACCGAGCGTGCCCAGCAGATCCTCGAGGACCTGGACCGCTACCGGTACGCGTCTCGAGAGCACGTTCTGTTCCTCTTGCTGTGGCGGACCACGGCTCGGCTCGGTACGATTCGATCGCTGGACCTTGATGACCTTTACCTCGATGATGGCGACCGCGATCGCCTCCGGGCCGATCTCAAAAGCCAGGGGTACGCGCCACACGTCGTCGAGAGCATCCTCGATGAGGCATCTCTCCCGTTTCTCTATCCCCAGCATCAGCCGGATTCGGAGACGCCGTTGAAGAACAAGCAAGGAGGTAGTCGCGTCATCAACATCGCCGACTGGGTCGCGGAAGTTCTCCAGGACTATATCCGTGTCAATCGTGCCGACGTGACTGATGAATTTGGCCGTCGGCCGCTGCTGACCTCGAAGAAGGGCGGCGGCCGGTTGTCGAAGTCGGCGATGCGGAATTGGATTTATATCCTCACCCAGCCGTGCGAATTCGGCGGTCCGTGTCCGCACGACCGAGATCCGGAGGAGTGCGAGGCTCGCGAGCACGGTCACGGGTCGAAGTGCCCTGCTCGCGGAGTCCGCATAAGATTCGGACTGGTTCGATCACTCACCACCGTGATCGAGGCTGGCCGATTCCGGATCTCTCGGAGAAGGCGAACACCAGCGAGGAGCTGA
- a CDS encoding HalOD1 output domain-containing protein — translation MESIAASGDASYSNDHDWTTVDGLVQVLIEAMAEFTGTEWTDLPPLYDYIDPEALEHLFSPTKTSTRVDGGVFFHYNGYPVVVHSNGRIEIYD, via the coding sequence ATGGAATCTATCGCAGCATCCGGCGACGCCTCGTACTCCAACGACCACGACTGGACCACCGTCGACGGACTCGTCCAGGTTCTCATCGAGGCGATGGCCGAATTCACCGGCACCGAGTGGACAGACCTGCCCCCGCTTTACGACTACATCGACCCGGAAGCACTCGAACACCTGTTCTCGCCGACCAAGACCTCGACGCGTGTCGACGGTGGGGTGTTCTTCCACTACAACGGGTACCCAGTCGTCGTGCATTCGAACGGCCGGATCGAGATCTACGACTGA
- a CDS encoding PAS domain S-box protein, which yields MPITILHVDDDSAVRDLLADVVEVDFEGVDVLSAPDVATAVDLLESEAVDCIVSDYEMPDVDGLDFFERVRADDVDLPFILFTGRGTERTASQAISAGVTDYVRKEAGSDQYAVLMDRVEKAVRARREERAQDRREQQFEMLAELSQDALEGADPDRLADRLVSEITDLLEMDYSTVLKLAPDRDVFDVVAGVGWDDGTVGSATVEATAESQAGYTLSVSDPVVVEDTAAETRFSLPTLLSDHDVRSGISVVGPTDDPWGVFGTHSRTSREFSSDEVTFVKNAVNVLATAIERQRAEQRLRDSEARFREIAELSPDAVFRMTVDGTIEYVSPVVEALLGYDPDDLVGDHFASLLAPGPTESVFEHFERVTEGEIVRGFETTLADSDGADVPVEINASPVAGPDGAVTAVQGLVRDVSERKARAEELELKERVLTAAPIGITISDATAPDNPLVYANDSFRQLTGYRSDDIHGQNCRFLQGPATDDGTVDDLRTAIDAGESLSCDILNYRQDGTEFWNGLTIAPVEDEDGTVANFVGFQQDVTDRHQYEQVLSRLHECSQELSRAEDVAAICAIAAETTTELLEFDGTVVYEFDGDTQLSPVAQSHRSGASPDLESCDSGLVWETFTGGTPTFFESVEAADGTVPPLPFASVFVVPVHTHGVLVTGTTSATTLSPTQRETANLLRESVHAALDGVEHEQERRDRIDRMRQQNDRLEQLDRLNGIIRDTVRTVVQSKSGADIWRGVCETFASTPQYTAAWVGRYDTATGGFEIEHWDGLDAEYVEYLRTNDGESPIRDMVAEVARTQTVQTARNILENDAWEPLRGHALNTGYRSVAVVPIAHTGEHATVLVIYGTETDPFEPRDGILDELGDIIGYAVQNLAGGTPPETGSLAQVEVVIRDERLFSNQLAKVAGSPIEISGAVLEESDTVRVFVRVTGETHDEFERAVDELAFVRSIAPLSSRNGTGLYQLTIEQSTLFGILATHDCRLTDLSLDDDGTVLTLDVPSDTSVRALVESLGGVYQDLELVARRAHSDALETPESLRASLVEELTEKQLSVLETALFGGFYEWPRQSTSEELATAHDIASSTFQYHLRAGERKLVEAILG from the coding sequence GTGCCTATTACTATTCTCCACGTCGACGACGATTCTGCGGTCCGTGATCTGCTGGCCGACGTGGTCGAGGTCGATTTCGAGGGGGTCGACGTCCTGTCCGCGCCGGACGTGGCGACAGCGGTCGACCTGCTGGAATCCGAGGCAGTCGACTGCATCGTCAGCGATTACGAGATGCCTGACGTCGACGGACTGGACTTCTTCGAGCGGGTGCGAGCGGACGACGTCGACCTTCCGTTTATCCTGTTTACCGGACGGGGGACCGAGCGGACCGCCAGTCAGGCGATCTCTGCGGGCGTCACCGACTACGTCCGGAAAGAGGCAGGGAGTGACCAGTACGCGGTTCTGATGGACCGGGTCGAGAAGGCAGTCAGGGCGCGTCGGGAGGAACGGGCCCAGGACCGGCGTGAACAGCAGTTCGAGATGCTCGCGGAACTCAGTCAGGACGCGCTCGAGGGGGCAGACCCCGACCGCCTCGCCGACCGGCTGGTCTCCGAAATCACGGACCTGCTCGAGATGGACTACTCGACGGTCCTGAAACTCGCACCCGACCGTGACGTGTTCGACGTGGTCGCCGGCGTCGGCTGGGACGACGGGACCGTCGGTTCGGCGACCGTCGAGGCGACGGCGGAGTCACAGGCAGGGTACACGCTCTCGGTCTCGGACCCCGTCGTCGTCGAGGACACCGCCGCGGAGACGCGGTTCTCGCTCCCGACGCTCCTGTCCGACCACGACGTTCGAAGCGGCATCTCCGTCGTCGGGCCGACCGACGACCCGTGGGGCGTCTTCGGGACCCACTCCAGAACCTCCCGGGAGTTCTCCTCGGATGAGGTTACCTTCGTCAAAAACGCCGTGAACGTCCTGGCGACGGCGATCGAACGCCAGCGGGCCGAACAGCGACTCCGTGACAGCGAGGCGCGGTTCCGGGAGATCGCCGAACTGAGTCCGGACGCGGTATTCCGTATGACGGTCGACGGGACTATCGAGTACGTCTCGCCCGTCGTCGAGGCGCTCCTGGGGTACGACCCTGACGACCTCGTCGGCGACCACTTCGCGTCGCTCCTTGCCCCGGGTCCCACGGAGTCGGTGTTCGAGCACTTCGAGCGTGTCACCGAGGGTGAGATCGTCCGGGGATTCGAGACGACGTTGGCCGATTCCGACGGTGCGGACGTTCCCGTCGAGATCAACGCCAGTCCAGTCGCTGGTCCCGACGGCGCTGTGACGGCGGTCCAGGGGCTGGTCCGTGACGTCTCCGAGCGGAAGGCGAGAGCGGAGGAACTCGAACTGAAAGAGCGGGTCCTGACGGCCGCCCCGATCGGCATCACCATCTCCGACGCCACGGCGCCGGACAACCCGCTGGTCTACGCGAACGATAGCTTCCGGCAGTTGACGGGCTATCGTTCGGACGACATCCACGGGCAGAACTGTCGCTTCCTGCAGGGACCTGCCACCGATGACGGGACGGTCGATGACCTGCGCACCGCGATAGATGCCGGCGAATCGCTCTCCTGTGACATTCTGAACTACCGGCAGGACGGCACGGAGTTCTGGAACGGCCTCACCATCGCCCCGGTGGAAGACGAGGACGGAACCGTCGCGAACTTCGTCGGATTCCAGCAGGACGTCACCGACCGTCACCAGTACGAACAGGTGCTCTCGCGGTTACACGAGTGCTCCCAGGAACTGTCCCGTGCCGAGGACGTCGCCGCCATCTGTGCGATCGCCGCGGAGACCACGACCGAACTGCTCGAGTTCGACGGCACAGTCGTCTACGAATTCGACGGCGACACACAACTGAGCCCGGTGGCACAGTCACACCGATCGGGAGCGTCCCCGGACCTCGAGTCCTGCGACTCAGGACTGGTCTGGGAGACGTTCACCGGTGGGACCCCCACCTTCTTCGAGTCGGTCGAGGCCGCCGACGGAACCGTCCCGCCGCTCCCCTTCGCCTCGGTGTTCGTGGTCCCCGTCCACACCCACGGTGTACTCGTGACCGGGACGACCAGTGCGACGACGCTCTCGCCCACCCAGCGCGAGACGGCGAACTTGCTTCGAGAGAGCGTCCACGCGGCGCTGGACGGGGTGGAACACGAACAGGAACGCCGGGACCGGATCGACCGGATGCGACAGCAAAACGACCGGCTGGAACAGCTCGACCGACTGAACGGCATCATCCGTGACACCGTCCGGACGGTCGTCCAGTCGAAGTCCGGAGCGGATATCTGGCGCGGCGTCTGTGAGACGTTCGCCTCGACACCGCAGTACACGGCGGCCTGGGTCGGCCGGTACGACACGGCGACCGGCGGCTTCGAGATCGAGCACTGGGACGGCCTGGACGCCGAGTACGTCGAGTACCTCCGGACGAACGACGGGGAGTCGCCGATTCGCGACATGGTGGCCGAGGTTGCCAGGACCCAGACGGTCCAGACTGCCCGGAACATCCTCGAGAACGACGCGTGGGAGCCCCTGCGCGGGCACGCACTCAACACCGGCTACCGATCGGTCGCCGTGGTGCCGATCGCCCACACTGGGGAGCACGCAACCGTCCTCGTCATCTACGGGACGGAGACCGACCCGTTCGAGCCCAGGGACGGGATCCTCGACGAACTGGGTGACATCATCGGCTACGCCGTCCAGAACCTCGCTGGGGGGACGCCTCCCGAGACTGGCTCACTCGCCCAGGTCGAGGTCGTGATCCGCGACGAGCGACTCTTCTCGAATCAACTCGCGAAGGTGGCTGGGTCCCCCATCGAGATCTCCGGTGCCGTCCTCGAGGAGTCCGACACCGTTCGCGTCTTCGTGAGAGTCACCGGGGAGACCCACGACGAGTTCGAACGCGCCGTCGACGAACTGGCGTTCGTCCGGTCGATCGCACCGCTCTCGTCCCGCAACGGGACCGGCCTGTACCAGCTCACGATCGAGCAATCCACGCTGTTCGGGATACTGGCGACCCACGACTGCCGGCTCACCGACCTCTCACTCGACGACGACGGGACGGTGCTCACGCTGGACGTCCCCAGTGACACGTCCGTCCGGGCGCTCGTCGAATCGCTGGGCGGCGTGTACCAGGACCTGGAACTGGTGGCTCGACGAGCCCATTCGGACGCCCTCGAGACGCCCGAGTCACTCCGTGCGAGTCTCGTCGAGGAGTTGACGGAGAAACAGCTCTCGGTCTTGGAGACGGCACTGTTCGGTGGCTTCTACGAGTGGCCCCGTCAGAGTACCAGCGAGGAACTGGCTACGGCCCACGACATCGCGTCCTCGACGTTCCAGTACCACCTCAGAGCCGGCGAGCGGAAACTCGTCGAGGCCATCCTGGGCTAG
- a CDS encoding aldo/keto reductase produces the protein METIHAQGAEIPALGLGTWQLTGQACRETVSTALELGYRHVDTAQAYGNERQVGAGIEDADVDRDDIFLVTKLDVRNRTAERVRRSARESLEKLGTDYLDLLLIHQPNIPFLASLDETLDAMNDLVDEGVVRHIGVSNFPTGMLGRARETSVAPILTDQVQYHPYWDQRKLLTYCQIHDVLLTAYSPLARGGVLDDPVLVTVGNRYGKSPAQVALRWLVQQEGVVTVPKASSRAHLEENLAVFDFELTDEEMARIRNPDRVKTGLHFLRSQLPF, from the coding sequence ATGGAGACCATTCACGCCCAGGGGGCCGAGATCCCCGCGCTCGGCCTGGGGACCTGGCAGCTGACCGGGCAGGCGTGTCGCGAGACCGTCTCGACCGCCCTCGAGCTAGGGTACCGACACGTCGACACCGCACAGGCGTACGGCAACGAGCGACAGGTCGGCGCGGGTATCGAGGACGCCGACGTAGACCGCGACGACATCTTCCTGGTGACGAAACTCGACGTCCGGAACCGCACCGCGGAGCGCGTCCGCCGGTCGGCCCGCGAGAGCCTCGAGAAACTGGGGACTGACTACCTCGACCTGCTGCTCATCCACCAGCCGAACATCCCGTTCCTGGCCTCGCTGGACGAGACGCTGGACGCGATGAACGACCTCGTCGACGAGGGGGTCGTCCGACACATCGGCGTCAGCAACTTTCCGACGGGGATGCTCGGGCGGGCCCGCGAGACGTCGGTGGCGCCCATCCTCACCGACCAGGTGCAGTACCACCCTTACTGGGACCAGCGAAAACTCCTGACTTACTGTCAGATCCACGACGTGCTGCTGACGGCCTACAGTCCGCTGGCCCGCGGCGGCGTCCTCGACGACCCGGTGCTCGTCACGGTGGGGAACCGCTACGGCAAGTCCCCGGCACAGGTCGCCCTGCGGTGGCTGGTCCAGCAGGAGGGCGTGGTCACCGTTCCGAAGGCGTCGAGTCGCGCGCACCTCGAAGAGAACCTCGCGGTCTTCGATTTCGAGCTGACCGACGAGGAGATGGCGCGAATCCGGAACCCGGACCGTGTGAAGACCGGGCTGCATTTCCTGCGCTCGCAGCTGCCGTTCTGA
- the hmgA gene encoding hydroxymethylglutaryl-CoA reductase (NADPH): MTDSDAVALAERVREGDLRLYELEDHADAETAAAARRHLLAEETGADLSTVGEYAFDAADAEPNIENMVGAAQIPMGVVGPLPVDGGAASGDHHLPLATTEGALVASVNRGVSTIRNAGGATARVLKSGMTRAPVFRVEDVAAAGEVSAWVREHVDDLAEAAESTTNHGELQDVTPYVVGDNVFLRFSYDTKDAMGMNMATIATEAACDVVEAETPASLVALSGNLCSDKKPAAINAVEGRGRTVAADVLIPHEQVEERLDTTTAAIAEANTRKNLVGSAKAGALGFNAHAANVVAAAFLALGQDAAQVVEGSNTITTVDAREEGLYASVTLASLEVGTVGGGTGLPTQSEALDVLGYAGGGDPPGSNADAVAEVIAAGVLAGELSLLAALSSRHLSSAHAELGR; the protein is encoded by the coding sequence ATGACCGATTCCGACGCCGTCGCGCTCGCCGAGCGGGTCCGCGAGGGCGACCTGCGACTGTACGAACTGGAGGACCACGCCGACGCCGAGACGGCTGCGGCCGCCCGCCGACACCTGCTTGCCGAGGAGACCGGCGCGGACCTCTCGACGGTCGGCGAGTACGCCTTCGACGCCGCCGACGCCGAACCGAACATCGAGAACATGGTCGGCGCCGCCCAGATTCCGATGGGCGTCGTCGGCCCCCTGCCCGTCGACGGCGGTGCGGCGTCGGGCGACCACCACCTCCCGCTGGCGACCACCGAGGGGGCGCTGGTCGCCTCGGTCAACCGCGGCGTCTCGACCATCCGGAACGCCGGCGGCGCGACCGCTCGCGTCCTCAAATCGGGGATGACCCGCGCCCCGGTCTTCAGAGTCGAGGACGTCGCCGCGGCGGGCGAGGTGTCGGCGTGGGTCCGCGAACACGTCGACGACCTGGCCGAGGCCGCCGAGTCGACGACGAACCACGGCGAACTCCAGGACGTGACGCCCTACGTCGTCGGCGACAACGTCTTCCTCCGGTTCTCCTACGACACGAAGGACGCGATGGGGATGAACATGGCCACCATCGCCACCGAGGCGGCCTGTGACGTCGTCGAGGCGGAGACTCCGGCCTCACTGGTCGCGCTCTCGGGCAACCTCTGTTCGGACAAGAAACCCGCCGCCATCAACGCCGTCGAGGGTCGCGGTCGGACCGTCGCTGCGGACGTCCTCATCCCTCACGAGCAGGTCGAGGAGCGCCTCGATACGACGACCGCAGCCATCGCCGAGGCCAACACCAGAAAGAACCTGGTGGGGTCCGCGAAGGCCGGCGCGCTCGGCTTCAACGCCCACGCCGCAAACGTCGTCGCCGCCGCGTTCCTCGCGCTCGGCCAGGACGCCGCCCAGGTCGTCGAGGGGAGCAACACCATCACCACTGTCGACGCCCGCGAGGAGGGACTGTACGCTTCTGTCACACTCGCCTCGCTCGAAGTGGGGACGGTCGGCGGCGGCACTGGACTGCCCACCCAGTCCGAGGCGCTGGACGTGCTGGGGTACGCCGGCGGCGGCGACCCGCCAGGGAGTAACGCCGACGCCGTCGCGGAGGTCATCGCCGCCGGTGTGCTGGCCGGGGAACTCTCCCTGCTCGCGGCGTTGTCCTCCCGCCATCTCTCGTCGGCGCACGCGGAACTGGGCCGCTAG
- a CDS encoding DUF5817 domain-containing protein, producing the protein MYAVVGCSECSALWVTEGRPETTQCPRCGTRKQHEKRRKFVETDDEAHAREVRASMLANRQGQGDAFAELDSYAELDRQVEDSGIDDETYLEGSGIDSGAVAEAGERAEQGSRSGSSRKETVRTALRELDEPTEDDVVAYASERDVPASFTRKALTKLVRAGEVSESRGTYRLV; encoded by the coding sequence ATGTACGCGGTGGTCGGCTGTAGCGAGTGCAGCGCCCTCTGGGTCACGGAGGGGCGGCCGGAGACGACACAGTGTCCCCGGTGCGGGACGCGCAAGCAGCACGAGAAGCGCCGGAAGTTCGTCGAGACCGACGACGAGGCCCACGCCCGAGAGGTCCGTGCCTCGATGCTGGCCAACCGCCAGGGCCAGGGCGACGCGTTCGCTGAACTCGACTCCTACGCCGAGCTGGACCGCCAGGTCGAGGACTCGGGTATCGACGACGAGACGTACCTCGAGGGGTCCGGCATCGACAGCGGAGCCGTCGCGGAAGCCGGCGAACGCGCCGAACAGGGGTCCCGAAGCGGCTCCAGTCGCAAGGAGACCGTCCGCACGGCACTGCGAGAACTCGACGAGCCGACCGAAGACGACGTGGTCGCGTACGCCAGCGAGCGGGACGTGCCGGCGTCCTTTACCCGCAAGGCGCTGACGAAACTCGTCCGGGCCGGTGAGGTCTCCGAATCGCGGGGGACCTACCGCCTGGTATGA
- a CDS encoding cupin domain-containing protein gives MEEVPQAANETVEVVDGVHLTQLAVGERMSVQHFHIESGAVVPEHSHEHEQVGFVARGTFTFLVDGEEYVIGPGDSYVVPGGEPHSAENRTDEPVTGIDVFSPPRAAPDWRSE, from the coding sequence ATGGAAGAGGTCCCGCAGGCGGCAAACGAGACAGTCGAAGTCGTCGACGGCGTCCACCTGACGCAGCTAGCCGTCGGCGAGCGGATGAGCGTCCAGCACTTCCACATCGAATCGGGTGCCGTCGTCCCGGAACACAGCCACGAGCACGAACAGGTCGGCTTCGTCGCTCGCGGCACCTTCACCTTCCTCGTCGACGGCGAGGAGTACGTCATCGGCCCGGGAGACTCCTACGTCGTCCCGGGCGGGGAACCACACAGCGCGGAGAACCGGACCGACGAGCCGGTGACCGGCATCGACGTGTTCAGCCCGCCGCGGGCGGCCCCCGACTGGCGCTCGGAGTAG
- a CDS encoding isoaspartyl peptidase/L-asparaginase codes for MHVVVHGGAGSAPEAPVARQKALTEAAADASVATDPLDAVCDAVRPLERDPRFNAGVGGAVQSDGAVRTDAGVMTAAGVAGAACAMSGVAQAADVARVVARETPHLLLAGAPAVELARASGIDADETLLTEQTRERWAAADPPGNDRRDHLAWVRDHFEGTDTVGAVATDGESLAVATSTGGRWFALAGRVGDVPQLGAGFYADERGGASVTGEGEAIARFGLARRVVDRLGTLGPRQAAKETLAAFESATGGKAGVVAVDTSGHVGTEYNTEAMQTARASD; via the coding sequence ATGCACGTCGTCGTCCACGGCGGGGCCGGGAGTGCGCCCGAGGCCCCCGTCGCCCGACAGAAGGCGCTCACCGAAGCTGCTGCCGACGCGAGTGTCGCCACCGACCCGCTCGACGCGGTCTGTGACGCCGTTCGGCCGTTAGAGCGTGACCCGCGGTTCAACGCGGGCGTCGGCGGGGCCGTTCAGAGCGACGGAGCGGTCCGGACGGATGCCGGAGTGATGACCGCAGCGGGCGTCGCCGGGGCCGCCTGCGCGATGTCCGGTGTGGCGCAGGCTGCCGACGTGGCTCGCGTCGTCGCCCGAGAGACACCACACCTGCTGCTTGCGGGGGCTCCAGCGGTCGAACTCGCCAGGGCGTCCGGCATCGACGCCGACGAGACCCTCCTGACCGAGCAGACGCGCGAGCGCTGGGCGGCCGCCGACCCGCCCGGCAACGACCGCCGCGACCACCTCGCGTGGGTGCGCGACCATTTCGAGGGGACCGACACCGTGGGGGCAGTGGCGACCGACGGCGAGTCACTCGCCGTGGCCACTTCGACGGGAGGCCGGTGGTTCGCACTCGCGGGACGAGTCGGCGACGTGCCTCAGCTGGGCGCCGGGTTCTACGCCGACGAACGGGGCGGGGCGAGCGTGACCGGCGAGGGCGAGGCCATCGCACGGTTCGGGCTGGCCCGGCGCGTCGTCGACCGTCTCGGGACGCTCGGCCCGCGACAGGCCGCCAAGGAGACGCTTGCCGCGTTCGAGTCGGCGACCGGGGGCAAGGCCGGCGTCGTCGCCGTGGACACGTCCGGGCACGTCGGTACCGAGTACAACACCGAGGCCATGCAAACTGCGCGGGCGTCTGACTGA